In a single window of the Coffea eugenioides isolate CCC68of chromosome 3, Ceug_1.0, whole genome shotgun sequence genome:
- the LOC113766531 gene encoding chaperone protein dnaJ 20, chloroplastic-like — translation MEASLQISGISTRFGKTVQFNQKGSCKEKFLQHRTVISWQAARTVQTGRAANFYEVLSLDCSKFVGLDEIKKAYRCKALKFHPDSCPPSEKEESTRRFLELRMAYETLSDPISRELYDHELSLVDVDGRTRHGMSCSMGSKVWERQIAELNKRSRQKMEKRKEMGMWN, via the coding sequence ATGGAAGCATCCTTGCAAATTAGTGGGATTAGTACTCGGTTTGGAAAAACGGTTCAATTCAATCAGAAAGGAAGCTGTAAGGAGAAATTTCTTCAGCACAGAACTGTGATCTCATGGCAGGCTGCTAGAACCGTGCAGACTGGAAGAGCAGCCAACTTTTATGAGGTACTTTCTCTTGATTGCTCCAAATTTGTAGGTCTTGACGAAATCAAGAAAGCCTACAGATGCAAAGCTCTCAAGTTCCATCCTGATTCTTGCCCTCCATCGGAAAAGGAAGAGTCCACAAGGCGATTTCTTGAGCTGAGAATGGCATACGAGACACTGTCTGATCCAATTTCGCGAGAATTGTACGATCATGAGCTTAGTTTGGTCGATGTGGATGGAAGAACAAGACATGGGATGAGTTGTTCCATGGGAAGTAAGGTGTGGGAGAGGCAAATCGCTGAACTGAACAAGCGATCAAGACAAAAGATGGAGAAGAGAAAGGAAATGGGAATGTGGAATTGA